A window of the Kosakonia radicincitans DSM 16656 genome harbors these coding sequences:
- the argE gene encoding acetylornithine deacetylase translates to MMSSRKLLEQLVAFNTTSRESNLALIDFVRRYLTGLGVECELIHNAEGSKANLYARLGPAGSGGVMLSGHSDVVPVDGQSWSVPPFVLTEREGKLYGRGTADMKGFIACVLAAVPYFLTQPLAQPLHLAISYDEEVGCLGVRTLLDALSRRPEKPDICLIGEPTELQPVLGHKGKLGVRCEVQGAACHSAYAPQGVNAIEYAAKLIHKLTVIGQRLAAPEHQDARFDPPFTTVQTGVILGGRALNIVPAECTFDFEVRTLPQDDAQEVARELENYAQRELLPQMHAVNGEAAIRFYPISGYPGLYTDAQSAAARLLAHLTGSDAFSTVAFGTEGGLFHQAGIPSVVCGPGSMAQGHKPDEFITIEQMEACDALLRRLATWMCQKA, encoded by the coding sequence ATGATGAGCAGCCGCAAACTGCTGGAACAACTGGTGGCGTTTAACACCACCAGCCGCGAATCTAATCTGGCGCTGATCGACTTTGTTCGTCGCTACTTAACCGGGCTTGGTGTCGAGTGCGAACTGATTCACAACGCCGAAGGCAGCAAAGCGAATCTGTATGCCCGGCTTGGCCCGGCGGGTAGCGGCGGCGTGATGCTTTCGGGCCACAGCGACGTGGTGCCCGTTGACGGGCAGAGCTGGAGCGTTCCCCCTTTTGTACTGACTGAACGAGAAGGCAAACTGTACGGTCGCGGCACGGCGGACATGAAAGGCTTTATCGCCTGCGTGCTGGCTGCCGTCCCCTATTTTCTTACGCAGCCGCTGGCGCAACCGCTGCATCTGGCCATTTCCTATGATGAGGAAGTGGGATGCCTTGGCGTGCGAACCCTGCTGGATGCCCTCTCCCGGCGCCCGGAAAAGCCCGATATCTGCCTGATTGGCGAACCCACCGAACTGCAACCCGTGCTCGGCCACAAAGGCAAGCTCGGCGTGCGTTGTGAAGTACAGGGTGCCGCCTGCCATTCGGCTTACGCACCACAGGGCGTGAATGCCATCGAATATGCCGCAAAGCTTATCCATAAGCTTACGGTGATAGGCCAGCGGCTGGCCGCGCCGGAACATCAGGATGCGCGTTTTGATCCGCCGTTTACCACCGTACAAACGGGCGTCATCCTGGGCGGCCGGGCGCTCAATATTGTGCCTGCCGAATGTACGTTTGACTTCGAGGTACGCACATTGCCGCAGGATGATGCGCAGGAAGTGGCACGGGAACTGGAGAATTACGCGCAGCGCGAACTCCTGCCGCAAATGCACGCCGTGAATGGCGAGGCAGCGATCCGCTTTTATCCCATTAGCGGTTATCCCGGTTTGTACACCGACGCGCAAAGCGCCGCGGCCCGGCTGCTTGCCCATCTCACCGGTTCTGACGCGTTCAGCACCGTCGCATTCGGTACGGAAGGCGGGTTGTTCCATCAGGCAGGTATTCCCAGCGTGGTCTGCGGGCCGGGTAGTATGGCGCAGGGCCATAAACCGGATGAATTTATCACCATCGAACAGATGGAGGCCTGCGATGCCCTGCTACGTCGTCTTGCGACGTGGATGTGCCAGAAAGCATGA
- a CDS encoding DUF1028 domain-containing protein, with the protein MTLSIIGRCAQTGQIGIAISSSSIAVGARCPWLRSKVGAVSTQNITLPALGPRILDRLQQGDAAETALQFGLDTDDYFMYRQVTVLTASGESAFYSGEKTLGVNHALRGENCVAAGNLLANTDVITAMVNAFEQQSGHLADRLIAAMQVGLQAGGEAGPVHSAALSIVDSPVWPIVDLRVDWTDADPIAELSNLWHAYKPQMQDYLTRALDPRSAPGYGVPGDE; encoded by the coding sequence ATGACGTTATCGATTATCGGACGCTGCGCGCAAACCGGCCAGATCGGCATTGCTATTAGCTCTTCCAGCATCGCGGTCGGCGCGCGCTGCCCCTGGCTGCGCAGCAAGGTTGGCGCGGTATCAACGCAAAACATCACCTTACCGGCGCTGGGGCCGCGCATTCTTGATCGGTTACAGCAAGGCGATGCTGCCGAAACCGCACTGCAATTCGGGCTCGACACGGATGACTACTTCATGTACCGACAGGTTACCGTGTTGACAGCCAGCGGTGAAAGCGCGTTCTACAGCGGCGAAAAGACGCTGGGCGTCAACCACGCACTGCGCGGGGAGAACTGCGTGGCGGCGGGTAATCTGCTGGCAAATACTGATGTTATTACCGCGATGGTCAACGCCTTCGAACAGCAGTCCGGGCATCTTGCTGACAGGCTCATTGCCGCGATGCAGGTGGGCCTGCAAGCGGGCGGGGAAGCCGGTCCGGTGCATTCGGCGGCGCTGTCGATTGTCGATTCGCCAGTCTGGCCGATTGTTGATTTGCGCGTTGACTGGACCGATGCCGATCCGATTGCTGAACTTAGTAACCTCTGGCACGCCTATAAACCGCAGATGCAGGACTATTTAACCCGCGCACTCGATCCCCGCAGTGCGCCGGGTTATGGCGTGCCGGGCGACGAGTAA
- a CDS encoding LysR family transcriptional regulator: MLSRITQRQLEYFVASGEAGSIIGASERIHVSSPSISAAITHIESELGVQLFVRHHAQGVSLTAIGHQVLKEAKLILEQMLNLYTIASESMNNVRGPLRVGCLDTLAPMLTPELVFGFGRAFPGVRITLVEGNHEQLLKQLRTADIDIALTYDLVPASDIAFTSLAQLPPYVMVGEHHPLATQSAVTIQDLATMPMVLLDMPWSREYFLGLFSEAGVTPNVVMRSSNMEVVRAMVANGVGFGIANVRPKAHLSQDGKRLIRVRLAGTNRAMQLGYATAAHTQHSMVVNAFAERCRVFISDQYIPGMAAPSYFDPQVVRVA; this comes from the coding sequence ATGCTCAGTCGCATTACCCAGCGTCAGCTGGAATATTTTGTCGCCTCCGGAGAGGCTGGCAGCATTATTGGCGCTTCAGAACGTATCCACGTTTCGTCGCCGTCGATCTCTGCTGCTATCACCCATATCGAATCTGAACTGGGCGTACAGCTTTTTGTGCGCCATCACGCGCAGGGCGTTTCGCTCACGGCGATCGGTCATCAGGTTCTGAAAGAGGCGAAGCTCATTCTGGAGCAGATGTTGAACCTCTATACTATCGCGTCGGAATCCATGAACAATGTACGCGGCCCGCTGCGCGTGGGCTGTCTGGATACGCTGGCGCCCATGCTGACCCCCGAACTGGTGTTCGGCTTTGGCCGCGCGTTTCCCGGTGTGCGCATTACGCTTGTCGAAGGCAACCATGAACAGTTGCTGAAACAGTTACGCACCGCCGATATTGATATCGCGCTGACCTACGATTTAGTCCCCGCCAGCGACATCGCATTTACATCGCTGGCACAGTTGCCACCGTATGTGATGGTGGGTGAACATCATCCGCTGGCGACGCAATCGGCGGTGACCATTCAGGATCTGGCGACGATGCCGATGGTGTTGCTGGATATGCCGTGGAGCCGTGAATACTTCCTTGGCCTGTTTAGCGAGGCGGGCGTGACGCCGAATGTGGTAATGCGCTCCAGCAATATGGAAGTGGTGCGTGCGATGGTGGCGAACGGCGTGGGGTTTGGTATCGCCAACGTGCGGCCGAAAGCGCATCTCTCCCAGGATGGCAAACGCCTGATTCGCGTACGGCTGGCGGGGACCAACAGGGCGATGCAACTCGGTTATGCGACCGCCGCCCACACCCAGCACTCGATGGTGGTTAACGCCTTCGCTGAGCGCTGCCGCGTTTTTATCTCCGACCAGTATATTCCTGGCATGGCGGCACCAAGCTATTTCGATCCGCAGGTGGTGCGGGTGGCGTGA
- a CDS encoding 2-hydroxyacid dehydrogenase: MSTLVFYSEFDSFEEWSHLLAPHLPGVTICRAETVQNPDEVHYALAWKPPHGFFAPYRNLKLLVNLGAGVDSLVGRDDLPDIPIIRLSDPDMARMMAGYVLFAVLRYARDIPAFERAQREQRWHYLHPRKPSDIRVGVLGLGELGAYTARELVRQGFDVRGWSRSPKAMTGMKCSSGLASLNDFLSQSDILVVMLPLTPHTAGLLSAERLSRLPYGAAFINVSRGAIVDQAALTDALRSGQIAEATLDVFDREPLPSCDPLWRMDNVLITPHLASVAIPASAAQQVAENIQRAARGESVTNQVFPERGY; encoded by the coding sequence ATGAGTACATTAGTGTTTTACAGCGAATTCGACAGCTTCGAAGAGTGGTCCCATTTACTTGCCCCACATTTGCCCGGCGTGACAATTTGCCGCGCCGAAACGGTGCAAAACCCCGATGAGGTGCACTATGCGCTGGCATGGAAGCCGCCTCATGGCTTCTTTGCGCCGTACCGCAATCTCAAACTGTTGGTGAATCTTGGCGCGGGCGTTGATTCGCTGGTGGGACGCGACGATCTGCCGGATATTCCGATAATTCGTCTCTCCGATCCGGATATGGCGCGCATGATGGCCGGTTACGTGCTGTTTGCCGTGCTGCGCTACGCGCGCGATATCCCGGCCTTTGAACGCGCGCAGCGTGAACAGCGCTGGCATTACCTGCATCCACGCAAACCTTCCGACATCCGGGTCGGTGTGCTGGGCCTGGGAGAGTTGGGCGCATATACGGCGCGGGAACTGGTACGACAGGGGTTCGACGTGCGCGGCTGGTCGCGTTCGCCAAAAGCGATGACGGGTATGAAGTGCAGCAGTGGGCTGGCGTCGCTGAATGATTTTCTCAGCCAGAGCGACATTCTGGTGGTCATGCTGCCACTTACACCACACACGGCTGGCTTGCTCAGTGCTGAGCGGCTGTCGCGCCTGCCGTATGGCGCGGCGTTCATTAATGTTTCGCGCGGGGCGATTGTCGATCAGGCGGCGCTGACTGACGCGCTGCGCTCAGGGCAGATCGCTGAAGCTACGCTGGATGTGTTTGACCGCGAACCGCTGCCTTCCTGCGATCCGCTGTGGCGGATGGACAACGTGCTGATCACGCCGCATCTGGCCTCGGTCGCCATCCCTGCCAGCGCCGCACAGCAGGTGGCAGAAAACATCCAGCGCGCCGCACGCGGTGAATCGGTGACCAATCAGGTGTTCCCGGAGCGCGGGTATTAA
- a CDS encoding type II 3-dehydroquinate dehydratase → MSQQIYFLNGPNANLYGLDKNGTYGSESFVSIEARCQRRAASHGVILHFRQSNHEGVLVDWIQEARQNAVGLIINAAGLTYSSVPILDALLMFDGPIIETHMSNIWKREPFRHHSLVSKAATGVIAGLGAVGYELAIDAVVNLVGTRAA, encoded by the coding sequence ATGTCACAGCAGATCTATTTTCTCAATGGGCCGAACGCCAACTTGTATGGGCTGGATAAAAACGGCACCTACGGCAGCGAAAGCTTTGTCAGCATCGAAGCGCGCTGTCAGCGCCGCGCCGCGTCACACGGTGTGATATTGCATTTCCGCCAGAGCAACCATGAAGGTGTGCTGGTTGACTGGATTCAGGAAGCGCGCCAGAACGCGGTGGGATTAATTATCAACGCCGCGGGTTTGACCTACAGTTCGGTACCCATTCTTGATGCGTTACTGATGTTTGATGGTCCAATCATTGAAACGCATATGAGCAACATCTGGAAGCGCGAGCCGTTCCGCCATCACTCTCTGGTGTCGAAAGCGGCAACCGGTGTGATTGCCGGGCTGGGTGCAGTCGGTTACGAGCTGGCGATCGATGCGGTGGTCAACCTGGTGGGAACGCGCGCTGCATGA
- a CDS encoding glutathione S-transferase N-terminal domain-containing protein has translation MMQLFFATTSAYVRKVMVCASVLGLADEIERLDSAAHPIERDERIAVFNPLAKVPALRTENGLCLYDSRVICEYLNARAGGDLYPAQGDARWRSLARQALGDGMIDAALLARYEFSARPPEKQWQNWADAQLKKVAAALAEIEGQVSSFSAHPNDIGLIAIGCALGYLDFRFAGLNWRAGHPLTAAWFALFDAHPAMAATRPY, from the coding sequence ATGATGCAACTCTTTTTTGCCACCACGTCCGCTTATGTACGCAAAGTGATGGTGTGCGCAAGCGTACTGGGTCTTGCTGATGAGATAGAACGGCTGGATTCTGCCGCCCATCCGATCGAACGTGACGAACGTATTGCCGTGTTTAATCCTCTGGCAAAAGTACCGGCGCTGCGCACCGAAAACGGGCTCTGTCTTTATGACAGCCGGGTCATCTGCGAATACCTCAACGCGCGGGCCGGGGGCGATTTATACCCGGCACAAGGCGATGCGCGCTGGAGAAGTCTGGCACGCCAGGCGCTGGGCGACGGGATGATCGATGCCGCATTACTGGCGCGCTACGAATTCAGTGCGCGTCCACCGGAGAAACAGTGGCAGAACTGGGCTGACGCGCAACTGAAAAAAGTCGCCGCCGCACTGGCAGAGATCGAAGGCCAGGTCAGCAGTTTCAGCGCTCATCCCAACGATATCGGGCTGATTGCCATTGGCTGTGCGCTCGGTTATCTCGACTTTCGCTTTGCCGGGCTCAACTGGCGCGCTGGCCACCCGCTTACCGCCGCCTGGTTCGCCCTCTTCGATGCGCATCCGGCAATGGCCGCGACGCGTCCGTATTAA
- a CDS encoding RidA family protein: protein MSTHTRIRKFNTKDTYPNQSLDNDLCQAVRAGNTVYVRGQIGTDFEGNLVGLGDPAAQAEQAMKNVKQLLEEAGSDLSHIVKTTTYIIDPRYREPVYQVVGKWLKGVFPISTGLVISALGQPQWLMEIDVIAVIPDDWQPQSGA from the coding sequence ATGAGCACACATACCCGCATTCGTAAATTCAACACCAAAGACACTTATCCAAATCAGTCACTTGATAACGATCTTTGCCAGGCCGTGCGCGCAGGCAATACCGTGTACGTTCGCGGCCAGATTGGTACCGATTTCGAAGGCAACCTGGTGGGGCTTGGCGATCCAGCAGCGCAGGCCGAGCAAGCGATGAAGAACGTAAAACAACTGCTGGAAGAAGCGGGCAGCGATCTGTCACACATCGTTAAAACCACCACCTATATCATCGACCCCCGCTACCGCGAACCGGTTTATCAAGTGGTTGGCAAATGGCTGAAGGGTGTATTTCCGATCTCAACCGGGCTGGTCATTTCTGCGCTTGGTCAGCCGCAATGGCTGATGGAAATTGATGTTATCGCGGTGATTCCGGACGACTGGCAGCCGCAATCAGGAGCCTAA
- a CDS encoding ABC transporter ATP-binding protein → MVSAEITTFPQPDTLPPVARNANVAVRLDGVLKRFGDAIALHKISLMIEEGEFITLLGPSGCGKTTLLNLMAGFAEADGGEIFIDGDLVTDIPPWQREIGIVFQNYALFPHMTVEKNVGYGLRMRGVPKAEIAERVEQALALVKLAGYGHRKPRELSGGQQQRVALARALVIRPKVLLLDEPFSALDKNLRLSMQVELKAIQRKLGVTTVFVTHDQGEALSMSDRVVVMSAGHVRQIGTPDEIYRRPQDPFVAGFVGDVNILPGRYAGRDGDAILDLGGNVLRLPAERVHATIGERLDVYVRPENIQLAALGPHSLFSATVIAHVFQGDHVDVHLDVPALGNAALFARQSGLNSLTRWPVGSLVGVSVDDEGVCAFSTANQG, encoded by the coding sequence ATGGTCAGTGCAGAAATCACCACATTCCCGCAGCCCGACACGCTGCCCCCCGTCGCGCGCAACGCTAACGTTGCCGTACGGCTTGATGGCGTACTGAAACGCTTTGGCGACGCCATCGCCCTACATAAAATTTCCCTGATGATTGAGGAAGGGGAATTTATTACGCTGCTCGGCCCTTCAGGCTGCGGTAAAACCACGCTGCTGAATCTGATGGCGGGTTTCGCCGAAGCGGATGGCGGCGAGATCTTTATTGATGGCGATCTGGTGACCGATATACCGCCCTGGCAGCGGGAAATCGGCATTGTCTTTCAGAACTACGCGCTGTTTCCGCATATGACAGTCGAGAAGAATGTGGGTTACGGCCTGCGTATGCGCGGTGTGCCCAAAGCCGAGATTGCTGAACGCGTTGAGCAGGCGCTGGCGCTGGTGAAGCTTGCTGGTTACGGCCACCGTAAGCCACGTGAACTGTCTGGTGGCCAGCAGCAGCGTGTGGCGCTGGCCCGCGCGCTGGTCATTCGCCCCAAAGTGCTGCTGCTGGATGAGCCTTTCTCCGCGCTGGATAAAAACCTGCGCCTGTCAATGCAGGTTGAGTTGAAAGCGATTCAGCGCAAACTTGGCGTCACCACCGTCTTCGTGACGCACGATCAGGGGGAAGCGCTGAGCATGAGCGATCGCGTGGTGGTGATGTCGGCAGGCCATGTACGCCAGATCGGCACACCGGATGAGATTTATCGCCGTCCGCAGGATCCGTTTGTCGCAGGTTTTGTCGGTGATGTAAACATTCTGCCGGGGCGCTACGCCGGTCGCGATGGCGATGCAATACTCGATCTGGGCGGTAATGTGCTGCGTCTGCCAGCAGAGCGCGTTCATGCCACGATTGGCGAGCGCCTTGATGTCTACGTCCGTCCGGAAAATATTCAACTGGCCGCGCTTGGCCCGCATTCACTGTTTAGCGCCACGGTTATCGCCCATGTCTTTCAGGGCGATCATGTTGATGTCCATCTTGATGTGCCTGCACTGGGCAACGCCGCGCTGTTTGCCCGCCAGTCCGGCCTGAATTCGCTGACGCGCTGGCCAGTCGGTAGTCTGGTTGGCGTGAGTGTCGATGACGAAGGCGTGTGCGCCTTTAGCACGGCAAACCAGGGGTAA
- a CDS encoding NAD(P)H-quinone oxidoreductase: MIPEMMNAVIACRPGGPEVLERVQRPVPLPGAGEVLIRVASAGVNRPDILQRNGMPLPPGVTDVLGLEVSGTVVALGAGVEFPAVGSPVMALLNGGGYADYCVARAELCLSVPETLPLAQAAGVPEAAFTVWHNLFELGRLQPGETVLIHGAASGVGTFAIQCAQACGARVIATAGGSEKIAALRQLGVWRAINRHNEDFVAVVLAATEGRGVDVVLDNVGGDYVARNLSVLAPGGRHISLSFMQGAKIELDLQLVMRKGLSITSSTLRPKSVAEKMRLAQCISKHLLPLIAAGKVAPTLYQTLPLAQAADAHRILEANANIGKVLLQVAS, translated from the coding sequence ATGATACCTGAAATGATGAATGCCGTGATTGCGTGCCGGCCTGGAGGCCCTGAGGTATTAGAGCGCGTACAGCGCCCTGTCCCGCTGCCTGGCGCCGGTGAGGTGCTGATTCGTGTTGCCAGTGCGGGGGTCAATCGCCCCGATATCCTGCAGCGCAACGGTATGCCGCTGCCGCCAGGGGTAACCGATGTGCTGGGGCTGGAAGTCTCCGGCACCGTGGTAGCGCTGGGCGCAGGCGTTGAATTCCCCGCTGTTGGCTCGCCGGTCATGGCGCTGCTCAATGGCGGCGGTTATGCGGACTACTGCGTAGCGCGCGCTGAACTCTGTTTATCCGTGCCAGAAACGCTGCCGCTCGCGCAGGCCGCAGGCGTGCCGGAAGCAGCATTTACCGTGTGGCATAACCTGTTTGAACTGGGGCGTTTGCAGCCGGGCGAAACCGTACTGATTCACGGTGCGGCGAGCGGCGTTGGCACCTTTGCTATTCAGTGTGCGCAGGCATGCGGGGCGCGAGTGATTGCGACGGCTGGCGGGAGTGAAAAGATTGCGGCGCTGCGACAACTCGGTGTATGGCGCGCCATCAACCGCCACAACGAAGATTTCGTCGCCGTCGTGCTTGCCGCAACCGAAGGACGCGGTGTCGATGTGGTGCTGGATAATGTCGGTGGCGATTACGTGGCGCGCAACCTGAGCGTGTTAGCGCCGGGCGGACGTCATATCAGTCTTTCATTTATGCAGGGTGCGAAGATTGAACTCGATCTGCAACTGGTGATGCGCAAAGGGCTGAGCATCACCTCTTCTACCCTGCGCCCCAAAAGCGTGGCCGAGAAAATGCGGCTGGCGCAGTGCATCAGCAAGCATCTGCTGCCGCTGATCGCCGCAGGCAAAGTCGCGCCGACGCTGTATCAAACCTTGCCGCTAGCGCAAGCGGCTGACGCTCATCGTATCCTTGAAGCCAACGCCAACATCGGCAAAGTGCTGCTGCAGGTGGCGTCATGA